The following proteins come from a genomic window of Terriglobales bacterium:
- the hpnA gene encoding hopanoid-associated sugar epimerase: MKVFVTGATGFVGSHVARVLSQQGADLRLLVRPTSLTGNLEGLPGERVTGDLRDPESLRKGMGGCELVFHVAADYRLWARDPAEMYRSNVEGTRAVIQAAQACGVRRVVYTSSVATMGFTKNGTPCDESSPVSLANMIGHYKRSKFMAEQVAMEAARAGADVVMVNPTAPIGEQDIKPTPTGRIIVDFLKRKFPAYVDTGLNLVDVVAVARGHVAAAEKARPGERYILGGENLTLKAILDKLAALTGLPAPTMKIPYAVALATGAVDTLFTGVLLRREPRVTLDTVRMGRKKMYASSAKAERELGWKIVPVADALRRAVEWFRSHGYV; this comes from the coding sequence ATGAAGGTTTTCGTGACAGGCGCGACGGGCTTTGTAGGCAGCCACGTGGCGCGCGTTCTTTCTCAACAAGGAGCCGATCTGCGCTTGCTGGTGCGGCCTACCAGCCTGACCGGCAACCTCGAAGGCCTGCCGGGCGAGCGTGTCACCGGGGACCTGCGCGATCCCGAGTCGCTGCGCAAGGGTATGGGCGGCTGCGAATTGGTCTTTCACGTGGCCGCGGACTACCGCCTGTGGGCCCGCGATCCTGCCGAGATGTACCGCTCGAACGTCGAAGGGACGCGGGCGGTGATCCAGGCGGCGCAGGCCTGCGGGGTGCGGCGCGTGGTGTACACCTCCAGCGTGGCCACCATGGGCTTCACCAAGAACGGGACGCCCTGCGACGAGAGCTCGCCGGTTTCGCTGGCCAACATGATCGGCCACTACAAGCGCTCCAAGTTCATGGCGGAGCAAGTGGCGATGGAGGCGGCGCGCGCCGGCGCCGACGTGGTGATGGTGAATCCCACCGCGCCCATCGGCGAGCAGGACATCAAGCCCACGCCCACCGGGCGGATCATCGTGGACTTCCTCAAGCGGAAGTTTCCCGCCTACGTGGACACCGGGCTGAACCTGGTGGACGTGGTGGCGGTGGCGCGCGGGCACGTGGCCGCCGCCGAGAAGGCGCGGCCGGGCGAGCGCTACATCCTGGGAGGGGAGAACCTGACCCTGAAGGCGATTCTCGACAAGCTGGCCGCGCTGACCGGGCTGCCCGCGCCCACGATGAAGATCCCGTACGCTGTGGCTCTGGCCACGGGCGCGGTGGACACGCTGTTCACCGGCGTGCTGCTGCGGCGCGAGCCCCGGGTCACGCTGGATACGGTGCGCATGGGCCGTAAGAAGATGTACGCTTCCTCGGCCAAGGCGGAGCGCGAATTGGGCTGGAAGATCGTGCCCGTGGCGGACGCCCTGCGCCGCGCGGTGGAGTGGTTCCGGAGCCACGGCTATGTCTAG